The DNA window AGCTCATTTGGCAAATGATCTACTCTTTCACCCAAACCTACCTTTTCTAGTACCTCTAAGGCTTTAGCTCTTCTTTCTTTTTTTGATATGCCAGCATAAGTCATTGGCAGCTCCACGTTTTTTAGTGCAGATGTACGAGACAATAGGTTAAAAGATTGAAACACAAAGCCAATCTTTTTATTTCTGACTGCAGCAAGCTCCACTTCATTTAGCTTCTCCACTGATACCCCATCTAATGAATAGCTTCCTGATGTGGGTTTATCTAAGCAGCCTAATATATTCATAAGAGTGGATTTCCCTGACCCTGAAGCACCCATTATAGAAACAAATTCATTACTCTGTATTTCAAGATTTACATTTTTTAAAGCCTCTACAGATATTTTTCCTGTATCATATATCTTACCTAAGTTTTCTATCTTTATCATTTCTGCTCACCTGTACTGTTTGAAATTGAAACCTCTAATCCATCATGCAGCTTCTCATTAGGATTAGCAACTATTTTGTCTCCCTGCTTAATATCTGGTGAAATAACCTCTTGCTTTAGATCTCCTTGAATACCTATAGTAACAGGTACTTCCTTTATCTTATTATCCTCTACCTTAAATACTACCTTTGTACCATCCTTCTTCTCATACATTGTTTCATATGGTAAAACTAATGCCTCTTTTTTATGTGCAGTATTAATGGCCACATTGGCTGTAAACCCAGGCTTTAAGTAATCATCAGCATTAGGTATATCGATTTTAACTGTTACCTGTATTTCCTTTCCAGTTCCAGTCGGTACAATAGTCGCTGACGGCGCTATAAAAGATACAACTCCACTTATTTCTTTTTCTTTAAAAGCCTCTCCTGTAACCTTTACCTTTTGCCCTAACTGTATTTCACTTATATCATATTCTCCTATACCAACTTCTATTTCAAGGCTAT is part of the Proteiniborus sp. MB09-C3 genome and encodes:
- a CDS encoding ABC transporter ATP-binding protein — translated: MIKIENLGKIYDTGKISVEALKNVNLEIQSNEFVSIMGASGSGKSTLMNILGCLDKPTSGSYSLDGVSVEKLNEVELAAVRNKKIGFVFQSFNLLSRTSALKNVELPMTYAGISKKERRAKALEVLEKVGLGERVDHLPNELSGGQKQRVAIARALVNNPSILLADEPTGNLDTKSGEEIMAIFQQLNREGVTIVLVTHELEIAQHTKRVVLFRDGCLIDDREVENQIIIKPQTASE